TGTCGAAGGAAATGTTTTCGCTTTGCGTAATGAATCCTGCGAAACCTCCGGCAAAGGTGTCTCCGGCGCCTGTCGGGTCAAATACTTCTTCGAGTGGCAATGCGGGGGCGAAGAATACCTCTTTGTCATGGAACAACAATGCGCCGTGTTCGCCTTTCTTGATCACGACGTATTTTGGGCCCATGGTATGGATTTTGGCCGCTGCTTTTACCAAAGAATATTCTCCTGACAACTGTCTTGCCTCTTCATCATTGATTGTAATGACGTCAATACGTTTCATGACATCAAGCAGCTCCGGCAATGCGCAGTCCATCCAGAAGTTCATCGTATCAAGCACCACGAGTTTGGGCTTTTGCTCCATCTGGTCCAGAACGCTGCTTTGTACTATCGGATGAAGGTTCCCGAGCATCACGACATCGGCATCTTTAAAATGCTGGGGTACGACCGGATTAAAATCTGCGAGGGTATTGAGTTCTGTCACCAAAGTATCGCGCGAGTTCAGGTCGTTATGGTAACGGCCGCTCCAGAAGAACGTCTTGCCGCCTTTTACGATCTCCAATCCTGAAATATCGATATTCCTTGCGGTGAGCAAATCGAGGTATTCCTGCGGAAAATCATCACCTACCACAGAAACGATGGCAGATTGCAGATTAAAATAAGAAGCGGAAAGTCCGATAAAAGTCCCGGCGCCGCCAAGGATTTTGTCTGTTTTCCCGAATGGGGTTTCAATCGCGTCGAACGCTACTGTGCCGACGATCAGTAATTTATTCATTTTTCGGATTTCGAATTAAGAGGGGCAAAGGTAAGCGATAAGTTGCAGAGTTGCAAAGATTGAAACAAGCAAAGTGTTATAAGCGCTTCGCTTCCTCTCTTTCGTAAAAAAAGTCCACCGAAAGTGCCGGCTGCATCGAGGCCATGACCGCCAGTGCATCGCAACGTTCGTTCTGCGGATGCGCATTGTGGCCTTTGACCCATTTGAAATCCACTTTATGTTGTCGGTAAATCTTTAAGAAACGCTGCCAAAGGTCCGGATTTTTCTTTCCGGCGAACCCTTTTTTTTCCCAACCGAAAACCCATTTCTTTACAACGGAGTCGATGACATATTTGGAATCTGACACAACCAGGACCGTCATATTCGGGTTTTTAAGTTTTTCCAGGCCGACGATGACCGCAAGCAGCTCCATTCGGTTGTTGGTCGTCAGGCGGAAACCTTCGTAAAATTCCTTGCGATAGCCGGTCCCGACAAGCTCCATGACCACGCCATAACCGCCGTTCCCGGGATTTCCCTTGGCAGCGCCGTCGGTATAGATATGCACCTGGTGGGACATCGGGATTTTCGGAGGTTTAAGGATTCAGGTTTAAGATTTGCTCAATGGCCTTCGGGAAATGCTCCTGCTCGAGCCGGTGGATTTTTGCCGCGATGGCTTCTGCGGAAGCGCAGTCGGAAATATCGACATTTTTCTGTAAAATCAGGCCGCCTTCGTCATAATTCTCGTTGACATAATGCACGGAAATTCCGGTTTCCATCTCCTTATTATTGTATACGGCGCGGTGTATGTGCATGCCGTACATGCCTTTTCCGCCATATTTCGGGAGCAGCGCCGGGTGGATGTTGATGATTTTTCCGGGGTAGTTCCTGATAATCTCTTCGGGAAACTTAAGCAGGAAGCCTGCCAGCACAATCAGGTCAGGTTGGTATGTCATGACCTCGCGCAGGACCGTGCCGTCATACAGCATCTCTTTTGAAAATATAAAAACGGGCACGTCACGCGCTTCGGCCTTTGCAACCACACCCGCATCGGGCTTATTGCAGAACACCGCCGAAATTTCGGCCAGGCCACCGTCGTTGAAGTGCCTGATAAGGTTTTCAGCATTGGTTCCGGAACCTGAGGCAAAGACAATAATGTGGCGCATTTTCATATCAAAAAAGGTTATGCAAAAAAAAGAATAATAAATGGTTTTAAAAATGCAGTTGGCACGGAATGTTAAATTTTTTTTCTACCTTAGTATTCATATTTATGAACTAAAACGTGGTTTTAAAATAAAGTTTTTTATTTTTGCCAACAATTTAAAAATTAAAATTTAAGATTATGTCAGACATTGCATCAAGAGTTAAAGCGATTATCGTAGATAAATTAGGCGTTGACGAAAACGAAGTTGTAACGGAAGCGAGCTTCACC
The nucleotide sequence above comes from Flavobacterium magnum. Encoded proteins:
- a CDS encoding PfkB family carbohydrate kinase encodes the protein MNKLLIVGTVAFDAIETPFGKTDKILGGAGTFIGLSASYFNLQSAIVSVVGDDFPQEYLDLLTARNIDISGLEIVKGGKTFFWSGRYHNDLNSRDTLVTELNTLADFNPVVPQHFKDADVVMLGNLHPIVQSSVLDQMEQKPKLVVLDTMNFWMDCALPELLDVMKRIDVITINDEEARQLSGEYSLVKAAAKIHTMGPKYVVIKKGEHGALLFHDKEVFFAPALPLEEVFDPTGAGDTFAGGFAGFITQSENISFDNMKKAIIHGSNLASFCVEKFGTERMQKLQKGEVLQRLQQFKALTQFEIEIES
- the rnhA gene encoding ribonuclease HI, which produces MSHQVHIYTDGAAKGNPGNGGYGVVMELVGTGYRKEFYEGFRLTTNNRMELLAVIVGLEKLKNPNMTVLVVSDSKYVIDSVVKKWVFGWEKKGFAGKKNPDLWQRFLKIYRQHKVDFKWVKGHNAHPQNERCDALAVMASMQPALSVDFFYEREEAKRL
- a CDS encoding phosphoribosylglycinamide formyltransferase, giving the protein MKMRHIIVFASGSGTNAENLIRHFNDGGLAEISAVFCNKPDAGVVAKAEARDVPVFIFSKEMLYDGTVLREVMTYQPDLIVLAGFLLKFPEEIIRNYPGKIINIHPALLPKYGGKGMYGMHIHRAVYNNKEMETGISVHYVNENYDEGGLILQKNVDISDCASAEAIAAKIHRLEQEHFPKAIEQILNLNP